The segment TTACAGGATGTGCATGACATCTTAGGTCATTCAGTGTATAATAAGATGCCTTTAAATAGAATTTGGCAAAGTAGTAATTGGTGTCACACATAAGTTTAATAATAACCTACATTATGTAAAATGACTTGTCCTTGATGTCTTGACAGTGTGATATTAGTACTTTCATTTCTATTACTGGAGAGGAAACGGGGCCTCCGAATAGAATCTGCACTGCGGTCTTTACCGCAAGGCTTGCAGGCAGCTTCATAAAGTTACACGTTGAATATCTGATGTGACAGAATTGCGTTTTTGTAGTCAGACCTGTGTAAGAAGTAAGACACATCTCCAGCACAATGTGAGCTTTTATTCCTACTAATTTAATAATTTGCTACCTTAGCTAATTTCCACAGGCGCTctccactggaacataagcttTTGCAGCACATTTGAATTAATGATGCAACTGAAACAGAAGCTCCAGGAAATGTGTGGCTATGGTTGTAAAATGCATTACTTCCTTTTGGTTATGAGCACAGTGTCTTCCCCTTttttgtttgtagtttttttatcTGGAGAATCAGAAATGTTTCACTTCCTATGTTTCTCCACCAGAGGCTGCACCTCACTCCCTGTTCCATGTCTGTGGCtcgctcctttctctctctttgccgTCAACGGTATATAAACATTGTGTCCATGTTATGAGATCATTACTCTCTCATAGCTTCTAGAACTTTAAACCATTTGTATGTCTCCAGTCTGCATGTCTGAGTCTGGGTTTAGAGCTGACCATCTGAAGGCACATATAGGAGTCAAGCTCATACATGTAACTGTTCAGCTGCCCACCCAAGTATTTGTGCTTGTAGTAACAGATCAATAATACTCTTGTATTTTTTGTGAAGTGTCCAAAGCTAGATTAAACAAATTATCGTCAGTATCTTTCAGCTcacttccttcctgccttttttTGGAGGCAGAAACAAACTAACCATATACAGAAGTgttgatgacacacacagaaaacagagaaacagtACGTGCTAAAGCTTGGGAGATATGGAAAGTGGATGTCTAACCTGCTCGCCCTTGTCATGAACTTTGCCTGTGGctttgctgtctctgtgtgagtcagACATGCCAGCATGCTGTGGGACGTATCCCCAGGTCCGGAGCCTGTTGATGCCCGCCTCTGAGCGGGCCGTGGGGTTGATGTGACAGGGTGGGATGCGAGGAGGAAGGTCCCAGGTTCCTTTAAAGTCTGGCCACGTATTGCCCTTCTGtagcaacacacacaatgaatgAGGGGAAATGCAATTATTGATGACACACAGACTATTTCtaattaaaagcaaaaacaaaggttCCCACCTTCACTCCTGGAAACAGATGTCCTTTGTTATCAGCAATGAAGGCGGTGTGACCCATTTGGGTAGAAGGTCTCTGCAAACACAGTAAGTAAAACTCATCACATGTTTAAATGACAGTGATCaaactgaccacacacacaaaaaatacaacTAAAATTATTCCACAGGACAGGACTGCTGATACAAACATTACCTCTTTGAACTTCTTAGCTGGACCAGAATTCTGCATCCTCCTGAAGGTATCGTCAAACTGAGGATGGAGAGTAATTTGGGTTAGGGAAAGCAACATATGTCTACATTTTCAGTGGTCATATTTAAGTTACCTGATTCGCAGAGAAAAAGGACGACATGTTTGGATGTGTATATTACAGCTTCCGCTGTGTTTGTTGACAGGTTGCATGGCAACCCGTCTACAGCCTCCGTGGTGTCTGTTGTGTAGCAACACATTCAACCTGGCTGATGGGAATGAGAGCTGTTAATTGGAGCcgaataattaattaattattttgaGTTTATTAAAGCATACCATTTAACACAATGGGTAAACGTTggttgattttatttttcccttTACTTTGCGCCCTAAAGACTTTTACTTTGGAAGATGACACCGGAAGTCATTTATTTATAACTTTTTTAAATACGATTTTAACATTTAgttttaatttcatttcataCAGGTTCCATTCAAATAGCACTCTCTTTACATAACTTTAAAACAAAGGAATGTTGTAAACGACATTACTTTGGCATTGCTGACCGGAAGCGTTAACTATTTTTCTTCCGGCAACAAACGCGGGTCGTGCGttagttagctagcagctaaaaCTAGCTAAAATGTTCGGATAAGATAAACGTTTTGCGGTGTTCGTGTTTCGTTTGTTGTCCGAATTACAAACAAGCCAACCCTTCTGTCGCACAGCTTTGTCGACCGTaggtgtgtgtacacacaggtTTTGTTTGGTCCTGCAGACATGGAGGGTCCGTCTTCACGTTTGTCAGCCAGCCAAGTAAAACATGTGAAGCTGCCGGGGAGGAGAGACTCCAGCGGGGATTCAGAGACGGATCCCTCCCggaacatgaaaacacactttcGGGTCTGTCGCTTTATTATGGAGACAGGTAACTGACAGTGgactgtgagtgagtgagtgtgtctgtgtacgtGCATGGTGCTGTCACATACACAGCCAGAATGGGTTCACTTCTATTTTGTCATGGCAAAAGTATAACCCTTTTACTCCTGGTTTCCCCCTGAAATCCTCTTCGCCGTCTTAAGCATGTAATTCAGTATGACCTGCCTGGTTTTTATTCGTTTAAATCTTAATTATATTCACATATCTGATCACAAAGCAGCAGTCAGTCTGCTTCTATCCtgcacattaaaaatgtattgacTCAATTGCTGATacagatgataaaaataaatgaaatcagTGTTGCAGCAGATGGAaagacatactgtatgtgtaaaGGGACACTTAACAGGAAGTTGACAGGCTGTCGTTCCCTCATCCGGTGTTCAGGAGTGAAGCTCGGGATGCGTTCGGTGCCTGTGGCCACAGCCTGTGTGCTGTACCATCGTTTCTTTGAGCGGGTCAGCATCCACGCATATGAACCCTACCTGGTGGCCATGAGCTGCATCTACCTGGCTGGCAAAGTGGAGGAGCAGCACCTCAGGACCCGAGACATCATCAATGTGAGCCACAGGTAATATGCACGTTGAGTCCATTATTATGTGCACTTGTCTTTTCCAGACCACTTGTCCATGGTCTCTGTTCCCTTTCTGGTTCGCTTGACCTTGCAACAGACATGCAGTAGTCAGTGGTGACAGATGAATAGTCATAAATGCCATAATATCATAAATCCGCACAATGCCAATTCAAAAAAGATCGTTTTCAATAAGTTGCTAGATGTACTTAAGAAGAGAAACCACTCCAAAATATCTCTCTTGGGACACTCAGACCACGCAACATAGCAACAAACCCTGAGCTGGTGGCGTTTCTGCTCATGTATTTTAGTGTTATACTTAAAATAGTTTTGGGACAAAAATCATCTTTCAAAGTGACAAAGTGACGTTTATAATTAATTGCAGATTAATTGCATCATGTTTGAATCTCAGAAACCGTCTCTGCAGGTCCATGGACTGTTTACAGTGAGTGGCAGTCTTTCATAGAACCAACTATCATGGGCTGAAAGGACATTAATGTCACATTTTGTCTATAAATTAGTCTCGAATAATTAAAATCAACTTGAGTcatactttttgtgtttttttttttgtggcacaTCTTTTTATAGTGGTGACCTTAAATGCGTTAaaccttctccttctctttttgtcctccCTTGCAGGTATTTTAACAGTGGCAGCGCTCCTCTAGAATGTGACAAGGAGTTCTGGGACCTGAGGGACAGTGTGGTGCAGTGTGAGCTCCTTATCCTCCGACAGCTAAACTTCCACATCTCCTTTGAACACCCtcacaaggtgtgtgtgtgtgtgtgtgtgtgtgtgtgtgtgtgtgtgtgtgtgtgtgtgtgtgtgtgtgtgtgtgtgtgtgtgtgtgtgtgtgtgtgtgtgtgtgtgtgtgtgtgtgtgtgtgtgtgtgtgtgtgtgtgtgtgtgtgtgtgtgtgtgtgtgtgtgtgtgtgtgtgtgtgtgtgtgtgtgtgcagatgtgtttaTCCCTGTCCCCCCTATTTAGTGTTGAGCTTCCTTGTCTGTACCTGTTACTGTCTGGTCTTGTCAAGGTTGTCccaatgtatttgtgtgtacagtttgtatgtgctctgtgctgaagaagtgttttctttttgtttctccttGTGAGTTTTTCTAATTGTGTACCATTTCCCCTCCATGCATTTAAAACATTGTTTGTTGCTCAgtgatgtgtctctgtctcctctcttctcaGTATTTACTCCACTACCTGCTGTCTGTGAAGTCACTCGTGAACCGCCACGCTTGGTCTCGAACCCCTGTGGCTGAGACTTCCTGGGCGTTGCTTAGAGACTGTTACCACGGAGCCATGTGCATCCGTCACACACCCCAACACATTGCCATAGCAACCCTGTACCTGGCACTAAAGAGCTACGGAGTGGAGCTGCCTGTCGGGGAGAAAGAGTGGTGGCAGGTGTGTGTCTCCTCTTCTTAATTACAGAGTGAAGATGAGGGCAAACTTAGCAGCCAAGTGGTGAGAATGATGGAGCCGTTAGCATGTAGATACAAATGCATATATATACTCAGGATGTGGGAGAGACCAACAagcaaatatttaatttaaccAGGTGCATTGGGGATGACAGATGCATTAAAAAAGGCCATCTTTACTCACTCTTTACTTTATTTCACTGTTGACCCTACTTATGCCTTCAACACTGGAGCTTACTCGTTGCAAATAAATAGTCTACATAAAACCTGTATGTATGGAGATTAACCAGCTGTTGTGTTGTCAGAAGAATTACACTCAAATTCCAAGTGTAGCGAAGTGAGTCAGCCATAAATTTAAAACTGTACGGATGGATTCCAGCATTCTCAAGTTCCCATAGTGCCAAGAGGTATGTTGTAATGTCAACCTGTAACAGTAGTATTGGGTtattatctgtgtttttatgatatatttttatgtcaataactgatttttaaaatgttgaaaGTTTGGATGCAGTCATCTACACCAGGCTTTGTCCAGACACTGTTTATAGGGATGGATGTCATGACAGCGCCTTAAAAGTGAAGCCATAACATCTgtattgccccctggtggcaggCTGctgtataggtcataaaccttAAACCTCCCCCTAttgttagtggatgggacatgGGCCCAACTAAATGAGATATTTTGTCCTCACTTATGTACAATAGATGGAGATGGAACCACATCATCCATCATTGATCACAGTCACGGTCCTGTCTGACAGTTAATGGGGCTCAGAGCATGTGCAGTATTCTGATTCCCCACAAAGCTTTCACGGGTGCCCACTGCTTTTAGTGTCACACCAACAGCAAACCTGGCTCTTTGAATCACTGTGCCCTCTAACCAAAGTGACATTCCCACCTGACCATCCAGCTGCAGTCAGCCTTCAAAGACAGATAGGCCTCGCATAAGTGTTGAGTATTATTTAAagcaaaatatattttttcattgtcAGACATTTTTAGAAATGAGGTCTCTTTTGTAACATCTTTGATTTTACAGGACTCCATATCTTAATGCAAATGAAAAAAGATCAGGATTTGTTATGGGTTTCTTCTTCAGTCCTCAAGGCAATGAAATCTAGGTCGACTGAAATGGTGTGTGGACCTTTGATGTCCACTGTTTATTGAGGCCAGGTGTGGAgctgaagtctgtgtgtgtttgtgtgtgtgtgtaggtgctgTGTGAAGATGTGACCAAAGCAGACATCGATGCTGTGATCTCAGACCTTCTGCAGCTCTACGACATGGAGGCCAAGTGTATCTAAgggacacacacaacatgaaagtattttttttctccatgtctttgtgtctgtgcgCCTTGTAATTCTGTGTAATGAAGTGTCGGGgttcaggtgtgtttgtgtgaggcaCAGAGGAGCACTTTGTTTTGCCCCAGTTAGTCTGTGAGCTGTGACAAAAATGCACCTGCACTACCCATTCCTGCCACCCAGGGGAGACATTCCTCGCTTTCTGCTTTGTGatctgtcagccctgcagaatCCTGATGTGCTCTGGAACACATCATATGGATCGGGCCTGTCCACAAAACGCCAGTAACGTCTTCACACTCCACACATGATATGTTTAAGCTACAAATACCACTGCATGGACATGATAACATTTATGCACTATAAATATTGCAAATCAAAATGTCCATCAATCCCATAGGGTGGCCTCAGTTTTGTAAAAGTAGCTGCCTTTAATGACCTCAGAAAGTCACCAAGCATGGGTCCACAGTCCTTATTGCAGTGGCCCAAGTTGAATTCTTACCACCTCTCTCCAGGGTCAACTGAATCAAAAATGACACCCATAAAATATCTCCAACAGATATCCACACTTCTACACTGTTCAGTGTGCAGGAAAACTAATTACTAAGTCTGAAACCATTGCGTGTCAGAAGCTGTATCAGGATGTTGTACAACATCCAGGCACATATCATATTTTGTTGTAGTTTTCTCACCCACAGTCCTTTGTGCAGAGGAAGCAGTGCGCTCCTGCTTTtactgtaaaaacataaatgacaGCAGGTGTTAAATGTTGCATCAGTTTTATTTCCAGTATTTAAGTCATGTGAGAATGATGTTCAAAGTTCAAGCTACCATAGTGTACATTTCCTGGACTGCTTTTTGGCACatggatttgtttgtgtgcacttTCTTGAACTGTGGTGCGTTGAGCTCTTTCAATCAGTCTAGAAATTAGTCCTCAACATTTTTTCCagtttgtttaattaaaacCGTAAAGTCCAGACAAAAGTAGATGTATGTAGGTGCAGAATAACAAACATCAAAGCCCAGAGTCAGACAGAAGAGGGACAGTATATGATTTATTGTGTCCAACTGGAATGTTTTATATTGTTGACTTGGTcacaaagatgtgtgtgtttgttattgttatttttcaaTGTTTACAAGCCAGATGTGAAGTACAACTGTTCTGCATCAGGACTCCTTGTCTGTGGGATGCAGTTATACGACATTAAAGAgccttacattttttttattataatgattgttatcattttctttattgtcattgtgttGAAGCACACTGGAGCTGAGCTCATCCAGAATGAGTCCATTTGAACTTTCTGTCCATGTGCTCTCACAGATTTTTGTAGCCTCCTTACCAAGACAGCCAGCTAAACACTGAATAAGCTGCAGTAGTAGCAGCAGTTAGTAAGACACAATACACTGATGATGTGCTGTGTGACCTCACACAGTGCAGCACCTGTTCAGACTGTGCCTCTGAGCGGGCTGATCGTGGCTTGATCTGCGCTACACTTATCAGCAgacacaaaccacacagactCTTTGTGTTAAAGGTTAGTTTAGGTTTTTCCACCTGTAGTTTcaacaaaagctgaaaaaatAACTGGGCATAAAGGTTCTGTTCCAGAAGGTCAGTATGTGGTATTAGGCTCAACCTGAAGCCAGTTTTAAAGAGGGGTCAGTCAGACCCAAACGAGCTGCCTGTTGTGTTATAATGCTTTGTTGCTCtgtaatttgttgttttgttttatctgtATTTTTGGAATGCATCCATCTAGTTATCCCTGTCTGCTGCTTATCCAGCCCAACATTTAATTAGATAATTAGAAATTAATATAATTGGTGCTGCAGTTATTTTTAATCAAAACTCCACTTGATGTCATATTTTAAAATCTGAGCAatttcatttctctttttaaccctttgaaaGTCTAACAAAACGATATGTCCAGTATCTTCACTCTTACACACTGTATTACTCATTATCATTGCTAAGACTCTGCATACTCACATACTGCTCGGCTGCTTTCATTTCCTTTGCTGTACAAAGCTCCTCAGACTTGATATTTTTAGGAGCCGGCAGTTACCTTCATGTAtttatcttgtgtgtgtgtgtgtccaggatGATCGTCACATGATCAGTTCTGACACATCTGAGCCTCTCTTCCTGCCTCCCTCCTTGCTTTCCTCCTCATACATTCTGCCTCTCTTCACGGGACATTGCGTGCATCCCAATACCATCACGTGTCGTACAATATTCCTCTTCctgacacattctctctctctcccttctcatCTGTCAGTCTCGTCCAGCCTCCTTCTACATGTACCTACTGGGGAAAaaatctgtctctctctctcttcatttgCTCCATTCCTGTCATCCTCGTCATccgtctttttctctccctgtctaTTTTGCCTTCCCCTTCTCACCCTTTTCCTAATTCCCTGACTTCCTTCCAGTCTTTTTCTTCTCCCTGCTTGCTCTCTTCCCTGCATCTTCCACATATTTCCTCTTTCTGCCTCCTCCCGTCTCAtgccttctctctcctccttctgtctcccTAATGTTATATTAATAATGGAGAGGGTGCGTGTTCAGCCAGGCTCCATGAATTAACCATCACATGGGAAGGGAGTCAGAGGAATAGGGAAAAAATGGAGAGTAGCATGGATGGATGGGAGAGGTGGAAGAGGgtaaatggatggatgaggtgaggagaaaacagaggTGAAGAGGTGGAAATAGCAAAGGGGAAGACGGAAGCTTTGTATCACACTTTAACACTCTCCATCgcctctcctcctgtctgtatGCTTCTGATCTGCTTACACATCATTTCAGCTTCAACTCTGGGCTTGAGGGGAAGTCagaaggtcacacacacacgc is part of the Parambassis ranga chromosome 7, fParRan2.1, whole genome shotgun sequence genome and harbors:
- the cfap126 gene encoding protein Flattop, yielding MSSFFSANQFDDTFRRMQNSGPAKKFKERPSTQMGHTAFIADNKGHLFPGVKKGNTWPDFKGTWDLPPRIPPCHINPTARSEAGINRLRTWGYVPQHAGMSDSHRDSKATGKVHDKGEQSSEGEQQDAAAPSSAGEARAPSQDCPGKRDERPASQNQDSQAAMVETDDRPVTQASGMDRNLSQQSVAEEKPAASEGTHSRLNNSRERTGSRVSKKPSSSRQTQREQQEQ
- the ccnq gene encoding cyclin-Q; protein product: MEGPSSRLSASQVKHVKLPGRRDSSGDSETDPSRNMKTHFRVCRFIMETGVKLGMRSVPVATACVLYHRFFERVSIHAYEPYLVAMSCIYLAGKVEEQHLRTRDIINVSHRYFNSGSAPLECDKEFWDLRDSVVQCELLILRQLNFHISFEHPHKYLLHYLLSVKSLVNRHAWSRTPVAETSWALLRDCYHGAMCIRHTPQHIAIATLYLALKSYGVELPVGEKEWWQVLCEDVTKADIDAVISDLLQLYDMEAKCI